The following are encoded together in the Methylomonas methanica MC09 genome:
- the glgC gene encoding glucose-1-phosphate adenylyltransferase, with the protein MSVVNTQQSQRRINELTRNTIALILAGGRGSRLKQMTDWRAKPAVPFGGKFRIIDFPLSNCINSDIRKVGILTQYKADSLIRHIQQGWGFLRGEFGEYVDLMPAQQRHDEHSWYQGTADAVFQNIDILRARNPEFVLVLAGDHIYKMDYSAMIADHVANKADLTIGCIEVPLEDAKAFGVMDVDDNRRVRAFVEKPENPPIMPGRENTALASMGIYVFNAGFLWEQLIKDADTKSSSRDFGRDIIPSVIDKYRLNAYPFLDLQSGQQSYWRDVGTIDAYWAANMELIGVKPDLNLYDNTWPIWTYQAQTPPAKFVFDDDDRRGQAIDSMVSGGCVISGATVRHSLLFSQVRVNSYSEVNDSVILPEVNIARHCRITKAIIEKACQVPEGTVIGEDRAEDEKRFHVSDGGVVLVTAEMLGQRRHYVR; encoded by the coding sequence ATGTCAGTCGTCAACACACAGCAATCGCAAAGACGGATCAACGAATTAACCCGGAATACCATTGCGCTTATCCTGGCTGGTGGGCGTGGATCCAGGCTTAAGCAAATGACGGATTGGCGTGCAAAACCCGCGGTACCGTTCGGCGGAAAGTTTCGCATCATCGATTTTCCTTTGTCGAATTGCATCAATTCCGATATCCGTAAAGTCGGTATTTTAACGCAATACAAGGCGGATTCTCTGATTCGCCACATTCAGCAGGGTTGGGGATTTTTACGCGGCGAGTTTGGCGAGTATGTGGATCTGATGCCGGCCCAACAACGTCATGATGAACATTCTTGGTATCAAGGAACCGCGGACGCGGTATTTCAGAATATCGATATCCTGCGGGCGCGTAATCCGGAATTTGTGTTGGTTTTAGCCGGTGACCATATATACAAAATGGATTACTCCGCCATGATTGCGGATCATGTGGCCAATAAAGCGGATCTGACCATCGGCTGTATTGAAGTACCCTTGGAAGATGCCAAAGCTTTTGGGGTGATGGACGTGGACGATAATCGCCGGGTTAGAGCGTTTGTGGAAAAGCCGGAAAATCCACCTATCATGCCGGGACGTGAAAATACCGCGCTGGCCTCGATGGGTATCTATGTGTTTAATGCGGGTTTCTTGTGGGAACAGCTGATTAAGGATGCCGATACCAAAAGCTCCAGCCGCGATTTCGGTCGAGACATCATTCCGTCCGTCATAGATAAATATCGGCTTAACGCTTATCCGTTTCTGGATTTACAAAGCGGGCAACAAAGTTACTGGCGCGATGTGGGAACCATCGATGCTTATTGGGCTGCCAATATGGAATTGATCGGGGTCAAGCCCGACTTGAATCTGTACGATAACACTTGGCCGATCTGGACCTATCAGGCGCAAACGCCGCCGGCCAAATTCGTATTCGACGATGACGACAGACGCGGGCAAGCCATCGATTCCATGGTCTCTGGTGGCTGTGTTATTTCCGGCGCCACTGTCCGGCATTCCCTGCTGTTCTCCCAAGTCCGGGTTAACTCTTATAGCGAGGTCAACGATTCGGTGATATTGCCGGAAGTGAATATTGCCCGTCATTGCCGGATTACCAAGGCGATCATTGAAAAAGCCTGTCAGGTTCCGGAAGGCACGGTCATTGGCGAGGATAGAGCCGAAGATGAAAAACGCTTTCACGTCAGTGACGGCGGGGTTGTGTTAGTGACAGCTGAAATGTTGGGGCAACGACGCCATTATGTCAGATAG
- a CDS encoding glycoside hydrolase family 57 protein, translating to MSDRPLRLVLCWHMHQPEYRDTQTGEFKLPWTYLHVIKDYVDMVAHLEAVPSAKAVVNFAPILLEQIEDYSNQVNSFLHDRIAIKDPLLSALADPSVSADPERRLKLLHDCRKANRERQIDRYPVFRKLTEMAEWIQTHQDAINYINSQFIADIIVWYHLAWMGETVKLTDSRVQRLIEKGSGYSLHDRIEILEIIRDLLSKVLYRYKSLARKGRIELSVTPYAHPIMPLMLDMRSAKEAMSDIQLPALEEYPGGAERVHWHLAKGVQTFKHFFGFEPKGCWPSEGSVSEATLKVLTDFGFKWAASGGNVLRNSLNAVDMTARTSIHHPFRLESADINCFFRDDGLSDLIGFEYSKWHADDAVADLIQHLENIANFSTEESVVSIIMDGENAWEYFPDNGYHFLSALYQRLAEHPRIELTTFSECLEQNIAAVMLPKLVSGSWVYGTFSTWIGDADKNCGWDMLGDVKKAFDKVVSSGALTEHDLALAEKQLAVCEGSDWFWWFGDYNPGEAVSDFEQQYRLNLTNLYRLLGEEPPTYLALSFTQGSGAPAMGGAMRRGNAIY from the coding sequence ATGTCAGATAGACCGCTGAGGCTGGTGCTGTGTTGGCACATGCACCAGCCTGAGTATAGGGACACCCAAACGGGTGAGTTCAAGTTGCCTTGGACTTATCTGCATGTCATTAAAGATTATGTCGACATGGTGGCGCATTTGGAAGCGGTGCCATCAGCCAAGGCGGTGGTTAATTTTGCGCCCATCCTGCTTGAGCAGATCGAAGATTATTCCAATCAGGTCAATAGCTTTTTGCATGACCGTATCGCTATCAAGGATCCATTGTTGTCGGCTTTGGCGGATCCCAGTGTTTCCGCCGACCCCGAGCGACGTCTGAAACTGTTGCACGATTGCCGTAAAGCCAACCGCGAACGTCAAATAGACCGTTATCCGGTTTTTCGCAAATTGACGGAAATGGCGGAATGGATTCAAACGCATCAGGACGCCATCAATTACATTAACTCGCAATTCATAGCGGATATTATCGTTTGGTACCATTTGGCATGGATGGGCGAGACGGTTAAGTTGACCGATTCCCGCGTCCAGCGCCTCATCGAAAAAGGTAGCGGATATTCGTTGCATGACCGGATTGAAATACTCGAAATTATTCGCGACTTGTTGTCCAAAGTATTGTATCGCTATAAATCCCTGGCCCGAAAAGGGCGTATCGAGTTATCGGTAACCCCATACGCCCACCCCATTATGCCTTTGATGTTGGACATGCGTAGCGCCAAGGAAGCTATGTCGGATATTCAACTGCCGGCGTTGGAAGAATATCCGGGCGGTGCGGAGCGTGTGCACTGGCATCTGGCCAAAGGCGTGCAAACGTTTAAGCATTTTTTCGGTTTCGAACCCAAGGGGTGTTGGCCGTCGGAAGGGAGCGTCAGTGAAGCGACGCTTAAGGTGTTAACGGATTTTGGTTTCAAATGGGCCGCCAGCGGCGGCAATGTGTTGCGTAATAGCTTGAATGCCGTCGATATGACGGCGCGCACTTCTATACACCACCCGTTTCGGCTGGAGTCGGCCGATATCAATTGCTTCTTTCGGGATGACGGTTTGTCTGATTTGATCGGGTTTGAGTATTCCAAATGGCACGCGGATGATGCCGTGGCGGATTTGATTCAGCATCTGGAAAATATTGCCAACTTTTCTACCGAAGAATCAGTAGTGTCGATTATAATGGACGGCGAAAACGCTTGGGAATATTTTCCCGACAACGGCTATCATTTTCTGAGCGCCTTGTACCAACGTTTAGCCGAGCATCCGCGCATTGAACTAACAACTTTTTCCGAATGTCTGGAGCAAAATATAGCCGCTGTTATGCTGCCGAAATTAGTCTCGGGTAGTTGGGTTTACGGTACATTTTCGACCTGGATCGGCGACGCCGATAAAAACTGTGGTTGGGATATGTTGGGTGATGTTAAAAAGGCATTTGATAAAGTCGTTTCAAGCGGCGCGCTTACAGAGCATGATTTGGCATTGGCTGAAAAACAATTAGCCGTCTGTGAGGGGTCGGATTGGTTTTGGTGGTTTGGTGATTACAATCCGGGTGAAGCGGTCAGCGATTTTGAACAACAGTATAGACTTAATTTAACCAATCTATACCGGCTGCTGGGCGAAGAACCGCCGACTTATTTGGCATTGTCCTTCACACAAGGTAGCGGCGCTCCTGCAATGGGTGGCGCCATGAGGCGTGGTAACGCAATTTATTGA
- the malQ gene encoding 4-alpha-glucanotransferase: MSALLNKRRAGVLLHISSLPGKGECGDMGQEAFNFINFLHDVGATVWQTLPLGMPHGDGSPYQCLSAHAGNPAFISIEWLDEQGWLPTEENCSECHGGHAFWKSCLVGKAFYGFQSSAAKVDLQDFKRFCKEKADWLDDFALFIALRNVFGHKCWNQWPEALKERRPQALKESTELLKSVIEGIKFEQYVFFRQWHELKAYAREKDVLLFGDIPIFVSYDSADVWANRAVFKLNKAGDMDVVAGVPPDYFSEFGQRWGNPHYDWEYLSKTDFQWWVDRIKSQNEMFDILRIDHFRGLEAAWEIPANEDTAINGQWVKAPGHELLKAIENKFPNLALIAEDLGIITDEVEALRDDFDLPGMKILQFAFDGHPDNPYLPMNFGHNAVAYTGTHDNDTTLGWFESLNDDEKQRVYDYLGWSTLPMPDALVHAALGSAANLTVIPMQDILRLGSADRMNTPGTIEGNWHWRFNWSQLTEENAGRFAHFIGMFGRHL, from the coding sequence ATGAGTGCTCTCTTAAATAAACGCCGTGCCGGGGTATTGCTACACATTAGCTCCTTACCCGGGAAAGGTGAGTGTGGTGACATGGGGCAAGAGGCATTCAACTTTATCAATTTTCTGCACGATGTGGGCGCAACCGTTTGGCAGACTTTGCCCTTAGGTATGCCGCACGGTGACGGTTCCCCTTACCAATGTCTTTCCGCGCATGCCGGTAACCCTGCCTTCATTAGTATCGAATGGTTGGATGAGCAGGGCTGGTTGCCCACTGAAGAAAACTGTTCGGAATGTCATGGCGGCCACGCGTTTTGGAAGAGCTGTTTAGTAGGTAAAGCTTTCTACGGCTTCCAATCGTCGGCTGCAAAAGTGGACCTACAGGATTTTAAGCGGTTTTGTAAGGAAAAAGCCGATTGGCTGGATGACTTTGCCTTGTTCATTGCCTTGCGGAATGTGTTTGGGCATAAATGCTGGAACCAATGGCCGGAAGCCTTGAAGGAAAGGCGCCCGCAGGCGTTAAAGGAGTCGACAGAGCTGTTGAAGTCGGTGATAGAGGGTATCAAGTTCGAGCAGTATGTTTTCTTCAGGCAATGGCATGAATTAAAAGCGTACGCGCGGGAAAAGGATGTTTTATTGTTTGGCGATATTCCGATTTTTGTCTCTTACGATAGTGCGGATGTCTGGGCTAACCGGGCGGTGTTCAAGCTGAATAAAGCCGGAGATATGGATGTGGTGGCTGGCGTGCCACCGGACTATTTCTCCGAATTCGGACAACGTTGGGGTAATCCGCATTACGATTGGGAATATTTAAGCAAGACGGACTTTCAATGGTGGGTGGACCGCATCAAAAGTCAGAATGAGATGTTCGATATTCTGAGGATTGATCATTTCCGCGGCTTGGAAGCGGCTTGGGAAATTCCGGCCAACGAAGATACCGCGATCAACGGACAATGGGTTAAGGCGCCTGGTCACGAACTGCTAAAAGCCATCGAGAATAAATTTCCCAATCTGGCATTAATTGCGGAGGATTTGGGGATTATTACTGACGAGGTCGAGGCGCTAAGGGACGATTTTGATTTGCCCGGTATGAAAATCCTGCAATTTGCATTCGACGGTCATCCGGATAATCCCTATTTACCTATGAATTTCGGACATAACGCAGTGGCTTACACAGGTACCCATGATAACGATACCACCTTGGGCTGGTTCGAAAGCTTAAATGACGACGAAAAACAGCGGGTGTACGATTACTTGGGTTGGTCCACTCTGCCCATGCCGGATGCGTTGGTGCATGCCGCGCTCGGTTCGGCCGCTAATCTGACCGTGATACCGATGCAGGATATTTTGCGGTTAGGTTCGGCGGATAGAATGAATACGCCAGGCACAATTGAAGGCAATTGGCACTGGCGTTTTAATTGGTCGCAATTGACTGAAGAAAATGCCGGACGATTTGCGCATTTTATCGGTATGTTCGGCAGACACCTCTAA
- a CDS encoding quinoprotein dehydrogenase-associated putative ABC transporter substrate-binding protein encodes MNTFSTLARYLIFTGLSATAITTQAEDKFRVCADPLNPPYSSKDLSGYENKIAALFAKQLGQQVEYTWLPSRIGFIRNTLKAENDNGEGYKCDVVMGVPAGYDLTETTKPYFHSTYVLLIAKGRGWDDISDPSQLANLPLQRQEALKIAMFDRGPGTAWLQKNGLLEQGVPYQSMTGDSQHNVAMQIDKDLRAGLIDMVILWGPMAGYVESQSPKGSYTALEMKSTPDMKFDFSIAMGVRYGDNDRKQQLNELISKNLPQIQTIISSYRIPLLPIPAQPAAKDDDD; translated from the coding sequence ATGAATACATTCTCAACGTTGGCGCGTTATTTGATCTTTACCGGCCTCTCCGCAACGGCCATTACCACCCAAGCCGAAGATAAATTCAGAGTCTGCGCCGACCCCCTCAATCCGCCCTACTCAAGCAAGGATTTAAGCGGCTATGAAAACAAGATTGCCGCTTTATTTGCCAAGCAGTTGGGACAGCAGGTTGAATACACTTGGCTGCCATCCCGAATTGGCTTTATTCGCAATACATTGAAAGCCGAAAACGACAACGGCGAAGGTTATAAATGCGATGTGGTCATGGGCGTGCCGGCCGGTTACGATCTAACCGAAACCACTAAACCCTACTTTCACTCCACTTACGTGTTACTTATCGCTAAAGGCCGTGGCTGGGACGATATTTCCGACCCTTCCCAGTTAGCGAATTTGCCGTTGCAACGACAGGAAGCACTGAAGATCGCCATGTTCGATAGAGGACCCGGGACAGCTTGGTTGCAAAAAAATGGCTTGTTGGAGCAGGGCGTACCCTACCAAAGCATGACGGGCGACAGCCAACACAATGTAGCGATGCAAATCGATAAAGATTTACGCGCCGGTCTGATCGACATGGTGATTTTGTGGGGACCTATGGCGGGTTACGTGGAATCCCAAAGCCCTAAGGGCAGCTACACCGCACTAGAGATGAAATCGACACCGGACATGAAATTCGACTTTTCGATTGCCATGGGCGTCAGATACGGCGACAACGACCGGAAGCAGCAACTCAACGAACTGATATCTAAAAATTTGCCGCAAATTCAGACCATAATCAGCAGCTACCGGATACCTTTACTGCCAATACCCGCGCAACCGGCGGCAAAAGACGACGATGACTAA
- a CDS encoding methanol/ethanol family PQQ-dependent dehydrogenase: MKPVKNWLLASTVATLLAAPTVSTANSDLEKLTQNPANWASWGGDYAGTRYSKLSQINTQNVKNLQPAWSFSTGVLRGHEGGPLVVNGVLYVHTPFPNTVYAIDQKTQSVIWEFTPTMDADVTIPVMCCDTVNRGLAYGDGKIFLQQSDTVLTALDAKTGKRVWSVQNGDPKLGMTNTNAPIVVKDKVITGISGGEFGVRGFLAAYNIRTGALEWKGYSMGPDKDTLIKPGKTTTWQDGKVTPLGPESSLATWQGDQWKIGGGTTWGWYSYDPKLNLVYYGSGNPSTWNPVQRPGDNKWSMSLWARDADTGEVKWVYQMTPHDEWDYDGINETVLVDQEVKGKMHKTIVHFDRNGVGYTLDRETGELLVAETFDKSVNWLTHVDMKTGRPDVVPEFSTEHNGEDVNTVGTCPAALGAKNQQPVSYSPQTGLFYISGNHLCMEYEPFEVSYTAGQPYVGATLNMMPAGADVMTGKKDGTTNLGQFTAWDAKTGKIAWSNKEQFSVWSGSVATAGGVVFYGTLEGYLKAVDAKTGKELYKFKTPSGIIGNVNTWEFEGKQYVGVLSGIGGWAGIGIAAGLDDGSDSTNTEGLGAVGAYRSLGSYTKLGGTLTVFALPN, translated from the coding sequence ATGAAGCCTGTAAAAAACTGGCTGCTTGCTTCGACTGTAGCTACTTTACTTGCTGCACCAACTGTATCAACTGCGAATAGCGACCTGGAAAAATTGACTCAAAACCCCGCCAACTGGGCGTCTTGGGGTGGTGACTATGCCGGTACCCGCTACAGCAAACTGTCTCAAATCAATACACAAAACGTAAAAAACCTGCAACCGGCTTGGTCTTTCTCTACCGGCGTACTGCGTGGTCATGAGGGCGGTCCTTTGGTTGTTAACGGTGTGCTGTATGTTCACACTCCGTTCCCTAACACTGTCTATGCAATCGATCAAAAAACGCAATCGGTTATCTGGGAATTCACCCCAACCATGGATGCCGACGTTACTATTCCTGTCATGTGCTGCGATACCGTTAACCGCGGTTTGGCTTACGGCGACGGCAAAATCTTCCTGCAACAATCAGACACCGTTCTGACTGCTCTGGATGCCAAAACCGGTAAACGCGTATGGAGTGTACAAAACGGCGACCCAAAATTGGGCATGACCAACACCAACGCACCTATCGTTGTTAAAGACAAAGTCATCACCGGTATTTCCGGCGGTGAATTTGGCGTACGCGGCTTCCTGGCCGCATACAACATCCGTACTGGCGCGCTGGAGTGGAAAGGTTACAGCATGGGTCCTGACAAAGACACCCTGATCAAACCGGGCAAAACCACTACTTGGCAAGATGGCAAAGTCACTCCGCTGGGACCCGAATCCAGCTTGGCCACTTGGCAAGGCGACCAATGGAAGATCGGCGGCGGCACCACTTGGGGTTGGTATTCTTACGACCCTAAACTGAACTTGGTTTACTACGGCTCAGGTAACCCATCTACTTGGAACCCTGTGCAACGTCCTGGCGACAACAAATGGTCCATGTCTTTGTGGGCTCGTGACGCCGACACGGGTGAAGTCAAATGGGTTTACCAAATGACTCCACATGACGAGTGGGATTATGACGGTATCAACGAAACCGTCCTGGTTGACCAAGAAGTAAAAGGCAAAATGCATAAAACCATCGTGCATTTCGACCGTAACGGCGTGGGTTACACCTTGGACCGCGAAACCGGCGAATTGTTGGTTGCGGAAACATTCGACAAATCAGTCAACTGGCTGACTCATGTCGACATGAAAACAGGTCGTCCTGACGTTGTGCCTGAGTTCTCTACCGAACATAACGGCGAAGACGTCAACACTGTAGGTACTTGCCCTGCGGCGTTGGGTGCTAAAAACCAACAACCCGTTTCATACTCCCCACAAACCGGCCTGTTCTACATCTCAGGCAACCACTTGTGCATGGAGTACGAACCGTTTGAAGTTAGCTACACAGCAGGTCAACCTTATGTTGGTGCAACGCTGAACATGATGCCTGCTGGCGCAGACGTTATGACCGGCAAAAAAGACGGCACTACCAACCTGGGTCAATTCACTGCGTGGGATGCCAAAACCGGTAAAATTGCTTGGTCCAACAAAGAGCAATTCTCTGTATGGTCAGGTTCGGTTGCCACTGCGGGCGGCGTCGTATTCTACGGCACCCTGGAAGGCTACCTGAAAGCGGTTGATGCCAAAACCGGTAAAGAATTGTACAAATTCAAAACCCCATCAGGCATCATCGGTAACGTCAATACTTGGGAATTTGAAGGCAAACAATACGTTGGCGTTCTGTCCGGTATTGGTGGCTGGGCCGGTATCGGTATCGCAGCCGGTCTGGACGACGGTTCCGATTCTACCAATACAGAAGGCTTGGGCGCTGTAGGTGCATACAGAAGCTTGGGTTCTTACACCAAATTGGGTGGTACACTGACCGTGTTCGCTCTGCCTAACTAA